The Hippopotamus amphibius kiboko isolate mHipAmp2 chromosome 13, mHipAmp2.hap2, whole genome shotgun sequence sequence cacctcccaccccgcctctgtttcttatttacctcATATGCATCTTTGATGTTCAAGGGCTCACCAAGAGCAGCCACATGTCCCACGATGCCTTTGTTCCACTCTAAGCGGATACAGTTATTTGAAGCTTCTTCCAGTGTTGAACCTTCTGCAACATCAAAGAGGCGGCTGATAAGAAACTTGTCGTTGGAGCTGTCCTCACAGACAAGGAACAGGGAATAGCGGTCAGCGGAGATGAGTCCATGGATGTGCAAGAAAATTTTGTGACATAAGGCTGTGACATCCAAGTGACTAGAAATATCTTTCACTAATTCCAAGAGTCTTGAGCACTGGTCCCCTTCATCACTATCAAACCTTGGGGGGGTTAGAggcatctgttccttcttttctgagtcaGAGAGGAAGCTCACAGTTCCCTCAGAATCCTTGACGACAATGGGTCTAAGAGGCAGATCAAATTCGGAGGCGGAGATTTTCCTGGTTGGTGTTCCAGGGACGCTGCTCTCTGCACGGGGACTCTGCTGCGAGGGGCAAGAGCAAGCTTCCGTGTGGCCTCTGACGCCTTCCTTGCACACAGGGATGGTGTGAACTCTCTCAGCAAACCATGCATTgaccatttctctgcagaaaagaacatgtagacacagtaaatgttggagGAATACCCCTTCTTAAATATTGCTACCCCCGAAAGCTTCTAAAAAGCTGCTCATGGTAAACTGATGTGGTAATGATTGatttgtcatagaaaataaaaacaagatggtttatttaagacagttttattttgaaaaactctagaggacaattgcttcagtgaacattttaataaagcctAACTCCTATAACGTGTATTTTCAGATATCTGATTTATAACACATTGTCAAGTCTGCTCCTCTCAAATCAGTTTGTGTTAAAgtaaaagacactaaatttgacaagagtcttaggaaaatataaatatggaaatttatctgctatttaaaacatacaactttttctgaagttaaatatttaaaaaattttaaaaatttatataaaattggctaGCTAATATGCTTAATTGTAGATAGTTGTTTTAATCTATATCGCTACATATAGATTAGatttagaaagggaaatggaaaatataaaccatttgatctggtatgtggtagaaagattatagatttccattaaaatcatcctaataagatttgttcaattaatggtaaagatgatctctTCTTCTAGAGTATCTACTCcttgtataaaggagaaaacaaaaaaggtaggtaataacatatagaaaattcagtccaagaaaacttaagttatttatgttattaatgtgCCATCCCATGAAAAGAACCCATTTGGGCTAAAGCCTTCACagtgggtgatttttttaaacaaatatgccaGATCATACACATCCAAATGATTGTTGTTCAGGTCAAATAATTCCTCTTGGGAAGCTGCATTCTCATGCCAACGGATGGTGCCATTACTTTAGACATTTTTGGAACTCTTCTTTTGAaactaacttctaaaaattttcaagagccacataagaatattagttttttaaattaatttttttggagtacagttgatttacaatgttgtgggagtttccgctgtacagcaaagtgaatcagttatacatatatccactctttttttgattcttttcccatgtaagccattacagagtattgagtagaaagaatatttgttttatcttaaagttagatcttgtttttcagtaagccttcctctcaaaacaagcaagtaaaaccacaaaaacctagagtaaaagctaacttaatgtatatcttatgcattagacttgactttttctgaaactcaaattcactttcaagagacagaaacttgctaccactgaggatacttaaaagaactggcctataaaagcaatgcaatctccacttgacaatgacttactgattatcttcaccaaggagccaggataaaaaagtttgacagtgtatcattttggagagtgcagggaaacaggcactctctaatccttctgaatgcaatagaaattgataacacCTCTTCAGAGGGCAAGTAGGCAATAGCTagcaagttttaaaatgcatttatccttTGTTCCACAGATTTTACGCATGTGGGAAAGGAAGTACCagggtatttatttactgtggtactttttgttatagcgaagataagaagcaacctaataccacaaacagaagcctggcaaaaacacatcagggcggacttcctaggtggcgcagtggttaagaatccgcctgacaatgcagaggtcacgggttcgatccaagctccaggaagatcccacatgccatggagcaactaagcccgtgtgccaaaaaaaaaaaaaaaaaaaaaacacatcatggcacatttataaagggaacactaggcagacatttaaaaatggtcataggTACTGATGTGAATAGTTATCacaatttattaagtgaaaaaagaagatccagaagggagaaagaagagttagccttttttctgagtctctactaagtctttcacttatagaatgttcccttaattattttattttgaacagcaactattgtttggtaaatactgtactaccctgaaatgacaccagtctagaatgaaatgggtcaaaaaaaagataacacagataTGATCAGGATTACCCCATAATTCCAAGTGTTAGAtacagttataaattttaaagttctctttaaaaagcaatgtagggacttcgcccgtggtccagcggttaagactgcatgccctcaagtgcagggggcacaggtttgatccctgattggggaactaagatcctgcatgtgacgCAGCATGggcaaaaatagtaataataataataataataataataataattagtttttaaaaaagcaatatagggcttcctggtggtgcagtggttaagaatctgcccaccattgcacagcgaaagaaaccataaacaggactagaagacaaccctcagaatgggagaaaatatttgccaatgaagcaacggacaaaggattaatcttcaaaatatacaagcagctcatgcagcttaatatcaaaaaagcaaataacccaatccacaaatgggcagaagacctaaatagacatttctccaaagaagacctgcagatggccaacaaacacatgaaaagatgctcaacatcactactcattagagaaatgcaagtcaaagccacaatgaggtatcacctcacaccaatcagaatggccatcatcaaaacaactaaaaacaataaatgctggagagggtgtggagaaaagggaactctcctgcactgctggtgggaatgtaagttggggtacagccacgatggaaaacagtttggaggttccttaaaaaactaaaaatggaactaacatatgacccagcaattccaatactAGGCATGtacccaaagcaaaccataatcccaaaagaaacatgtaccataatgttcattgcagcactgcttacaacagccaggacgtggaagcaacctaaatgcccatcaacagatgaataaagaagttgtggcacatatatacaagggaatattactcagccataaaaaagaatgaaattgagttatttgtaatgaggtggatagacctagagtcggtcatgcagagcgaagtaagccagaaagagaaaaacaaatactgtatgctaactcatatatatggaatctaaaaaaaaaaaaaaaaaaaaatggtactgatgaacccagtgacagggaaagaataaagatgcagatgtagagtatggacttgagcacacagggttgggggagggggaaggaatggggaagctgggatgaagtgagagagtagctttgaaatatatacacaaccaaatgtaaaatatatagctcatgagaagttcctgcataacgtaaggagacaaactcgatgatgggtga is a genomic window containing:
- the LOC130835332 gene encoding cGMP-specific 3',5'-cyclic phosphodiesterase-like isoform X1; protein product: MVNAWFAERVHTIPVCKEGVRGHTEACSCPSQQSPRAESSVPGTPTRKISASEFDLPLRPIVVKDSEGTVSFLSDSEKKEQMPLTPPRFDSDEGDQCSRLLELVKDISSHLDVTALCHKIFLHIHGLISADRYSLFLVCEDSSNDKFLISRLFDVAEGSTLEEASNNCIRLEWNKGIVGHVAALGEPLNIKDAYEDPRFNAEVDQITGYKTQSILCMPIKNHREEDWRECV
- the LOC130835332 gene encoding cGMP-specific 3',5'-cyclic phosphodiesterase-like isoform X2: MEWAGPGSARPQQQWDQESVEAWLDDHWDFTFSYFVRKGTREMVNAWFAERVHTIPVCKEGVRGHTEACSCPSQQSPRAESSVPGTPTRKISASEFDLPLRPIVVKDSEGTVSFLSDSEKKEQMPLTPPRFDSDEGDQCSRLLELVKDISSHLDVTALCHKIFLHIHGLISADRYSLFLVCEDSSNDKFLISRLFDVAEGSTLEEASNNCIRLEWNKGIVGHVAALGEPLNIKDAYEDPRFNAEVDQITGYKTQSILCMPIKNHREENGYTSVQFRNWW